Proteins encoded within one genomic window of Actinoplanes octamycinicus:
- the ndk gene encoding nucleoside-diphosphate kinase: MSSNTAPVSAERSLVLIKPDAVRRGLLGEILSRFERKGLVVEALELRTMDAGLADQHYAEHVDKAFYPPLKQFMTSGPLAALVLSGDQAIEVIRTMIGATDGRKAAAGTIRGDLALSNRENLVHASDSADSAKRELALWFPNL; encoded by the coding sequence GTGTCCAGCAACACCGCTCCAGTCAGTGCCGAGCGTTCGCTCGTGCTCATCAAGCCTGACGCGGTCCGCCGCGGTCTGCTCGGCGAGATTCTGTCGCGTTTCGAGCGTAAGGGGCTGGTCGTCGAGGCGCTGGAGTTGCGCACGATGGATGCCGGTCTGGCCGACCAGCACTACGCCGAGCATGTGGACAAGGCGTTCTACCCGCCGCTGAAGCAGTTCATGACCAGCGGCCCGCTCGCCGCTCTGGTGCTCTCCGGGGACCAGGCGATCGAGGTGATCCGCACCATGATCGGCGCGACCGACGGGCGCAAGGCGGCGGCCGGCACCATCCGTGGCGACCTGGCCCTGTCCAACCGGGAGAACCTGGTGCACGCCTCCGACTCGGCGGACAGCGCGAAGCGCGAGCTGGCGCTCTGGTTCCCGAACCTCTGA